In one Solanum dulcamara chromosome 1, daSolDulc1.2, whole genome shotgun sequence genomic region, the following are encoded:
- the LOC129891968 gene encoding uncharacterized protein LOC129891968 — MDISRLIIYAQQVVEDKRKDREDQLSKIAKLAGHENELIQGTEEEASLWQTSLRRVQRGYQGLFNCGKEGHFQRDCLMLGDKAQSFIAAPPSQGYHRGTTVGATLSFVTPHVANKFNRISECLLEPFSMSTSIGESILAERACYASVDYRTRVVKFSFPNEPVLKFKDDSVESSTLESVPIVNEFLEVFLEDLPGVPPDREIDFEIDVLPDMQPISIPPYRMTLAELKEQL; from the exons ATGGACATTTCTAGGCTCATAAtctatgctcagcaggttgtaGAGGATAAGAGGAAAGATAGAGAAGATCAGTTGAGCAAGATAGCCAAAttagctgggcatgagaatgagctgATACAAG GGACTGAAGAGGAAGCTTCCCTGTGGCAGACTTCATTGAGAAGAGTGCAAAGGGGTTACCAGGGGTTGTTTAACTGTGGTAAAGAGGGCCATTTCCAGAGGGATTGCCTGATGTTGGGAGACAAAGCTCAATCTTTTATCGCGGCACCACCAAGTCAGGGTTACCATAGGGGTACTACTGTAG GTGCCACTTTGTCATTTGTGACCCCTCATGTGGcaaataaatttaatagaatttcTGAGTGTCTgcttgagcctttcagtatgTCCACttctattggtgagtctattttagcggagagg gcttgttatgcCTCTGTCGATTATAGGactcgagtggttaagttcAGTTTCCCAAATGAGCCTGTCTTAAA ATTCAAAGATGATAGTGTCGAGTcctctactcttgagtcagtccccaTTGTAAATGAGTTCCTAGAAGTGTTTCTTGAGGATCTTcccggagtccctcctgatagagagatagattTTGAGATTGATGTCCTTCCCGATAtgcaacctatttctattccgcCATATAGAATGACTCTTgccgagttgaaagagcaactttaa